From Ignavibacteriales bacterium, a single genomic window includes:
- a CDS encoding threonine synthase: protein MNFLTHLECSVCGDRHSPHEIQTVCRSCGKSLVARYDLQAARTSFLRASLRDKEPSMWKYAPLLPIEREQNMVSLGERISPITVMPKMGQSLGLPKLLMKDEGQLPTGSFKARGLAMAVSKAKELGIKTVCIPSAGNAAGALAAYAARAGMESYIFLPEDTPEINIKECLACGAHVELVKGNISDAAKRMIELKKANPGWFDVSTLKEPYRLEGKKTMGYELAEQLDWDVPDVVVYPTGGGTGLIGMWKAFDEMEQLGWIGSKRPKMISVQASGCAPIVKAYKERKPDSQFWESAETIASGLRVPKAFADYLILDAVYKSNGSAVAVSDEEIVATVYEIAKTEGLFICPEGAAAFAALRYLLREEKIAETDRVLVFNTAAGIKYPEVIQR from the coding sequence ATGAACTTCCTTACTCATCTTGAATGCAGTGTGTGCGGGGACCGTCATTCTCCCCACGAAATCCAGACTGTCTGCCGCAGCTGCGGCAAGTCGCTCGTTGCCCGATACGATCTCCAGGCCGCCCGCACATCATTCCTCAGGGCTTCGCTCAGGGACAAAGAGCCCTCGATGTGGAAATATGCCCCGTTGCTTCCCATTGAGCGAGAACAGAACATGGTTTCACTTGGGGAGAGAATATCTCCGATCACCGTGATGCCGAAAATGGGCCAGAGCCTGGGCCTGCCCAAGCTTCTCATGAAAGATGAAGGTCAGCTTCCCACAGGGTCCTTCAAGGCCCGCGGACTGGCGATGGCTGTATCGAAGGCGAAGGAGCTCGGGATCAAGACCGTCTGCATCCCGTCGGCAGGCAATGCAGCGGGTGCTTTGGCGGCGTATGCTGCGCGTGCCGGAATGGAGTCTTACATCTTTCTCCCTGAGGACACCCCTGAAATCAATATAAAGGAATGCCTGGCGTGCGGGGCCCATGTGGAATTGGTCAAGGGGAACATCAGCGACGCAGCGAAAAGAATGATCGAGCTGAAAAAGGCCAATCCAGGTTGGTTTGACGTATCGACGCTCAAAGAACCCTACCGGCTTGAAGGGAAGAAGACCATGGGGTATGAGCTGGCCGAGCAGCTTGATTGGGATGTTCCCGATGTGGTGGTGTACCCGACAGGAGGTGGTACGGGGCTGATCGGCATGTGGAAAGCGTTCGATGAGATGGAGCAGCTTGGCTGGATCGGGAGCAAACGGCCCAAGATGATCTCGGTTCAAGCGAGCGGCTGCGCTCCCATTGTCAAGGCGTACAAGGAACGGAAGCCCGACTCACAGTTCTGGGAGAGCGCGGAGACAATCGCGTCCGGACTGCGGGTACCAAAAGCTTTTGCAGACTATCTTATTCTCGATGCAGTCTACAAGAGCAATGGCAGTGCCGTAGCTGTGAGCGATGAAGAGATTGTCGCAACGGTGTACGAGATAGCAAAGACCGAAGGGTTGTTCATCTGTCCGGAAGGGGCGGCAGCATTTGCTGCGCTGCGATATCTCTTACGTGAAGAGAAAATAGCTGAAACAGATCGAGTGCTCGTTTTCAACACGGCGGCAGGCATCAAGTATCCGGAAGTGATACAAAGGTAA
- the pyk gene encoding pyruvate kinase has protein sequence MIPSSGFSKTKIICTIGPASQSVDTLVKLIEAGMDVARLNFSHGTREQHREVIEHIKEASSRTGEHITILQDLSGPKIRTGRLKEKSVEIHTGSTFTFTTRDILGDTDVVSTTYQLLPRDIQAGDSILVDDGKMKFTVVSKTDTDVQCTVVNGGVLSDKKGMNLPGVKVSVPSFTEKDVEDLRFGLANDIDYVALSFVRSVKDIQSLREFLVKEAPKGKRIPIVAKIERGEAVEDINSIIAESDVVMVARGDLGVELPPEDVPLIQKMVVRLCNEEGVPVIVATQMLESMIESPRPTRAEANDVANAVLDGADAVMLSAETSVGKFPVEAVQTMDRIIRKAEIRYQPHLDIARMSAAEEFTMFDAIGRAACVIANEIDAKAIVVITHSGFSAINTAKYRPKASILAITGREKILRRLNLVWGVRGIIVPDFVVDTDTAFKRINDELRKLEYVKSGDYVIYTAGLPLLSRGTTNTIKIEKVE, from the coding sequence ATGATTCCATCGTCAGGGTTCAGTAAGACGAAAATCATCTGCACGATAGGTCCTGCATCGCAGAGTGTGGACACACTCGTAAAGCTTATTGAGGCGGGCATGGATGTCGCCCGATTGAACTTCTCGCACGGGACGCGTGAGCAGCACCGGGAGGTTATTGAGCACATCAAGGAGGCGAGCAGCAGGACAGGCGAGCATATTACGATTCTTCAGGACTTGAGCGGTCCGAAAATCCGGACGGGTCGGTTGAAGGAAAAGAGCGTGGAAATACATACGGGATCGACGTTCACCTTCACGACACGCGACATACTCGGTGATACTGACGTCGTCTCGACGACCTACCAACTGCTGCCCAGGGATATTCAGGCAGGAGATTCGATTCTAGTCGATGACGGGAAAATGAAATTCACTGTGGTGTCAAAAACCGATACGGATGTTCAGTGCACGGTCGTGAATGGAGGAGTTCTTTCGGACAAGAAGGGGATGAATCTTCCCGGAGTAAAGGTGAGCGTGCCGTCGTTTACGGAAAAGGACGTCGAAGATCTCAGATTCGGCCTAGCGAACGATATTGACTACGTTGCTCTTTCCTTCGTACGATCAGTGAAGGATATACAAAGTTTGCGGGAGTTTCTGGTGAAGGAAGCCCCGAAAGGTAAGCGAATCCCGATTGTGGCGAAAATCGAGAGAGGCGAAGCGGTGGAAGACATCAATTCGATCATCGCTGAGTCGGATGTCGTCATGGTTGCGCGGGGAGATCTCGGAGTTGAACTTCCTCCAGAAGATGTCCCCCTCATTCAGAAGATGGTAGTCCGCCTCTGTAACGAAGAGGGGGTGCCGGTGATTGTCGCCACGCAGATGCTGGAATCGATGATTGAGAGCCCTCGCCCAACCAGGGCGGAAGCAAACGATGTTGCGAACGCTGTGCTGGACGGGGCAGATGCAGTCATGCTGAGCGCCGAAACCTCTGTGGGAAAGTTTCCTGTTGAAGCGGTACAAACAATGGATCGTATCATCAGGAAGGCAGAAATCCGGTATCAGCCCCATCTTGATATTGCGAGGATGAGCGCGGCAGAAGAGTTCACGATGTTCGATGCAATAGGCAGGGCAGCATGTGTCATTGCCAACGAGATTGATGCGAAGGCTATTGTTGTCATCACGCACTCCGGATTCAGCGCGATCAACACGGCGAAGTACCGGCCCAAAGCGTCGATCCTCGCCATCACGGGCCGTGAGAAGATCCTGAGGCGGCTCAACCTCGTGTGGGGAGTTCGGGGAATCATAGTGCCCGATTTCGTTGTCGATACGGACACTGCCTTCAAGCGCATCAACGATGAGCTTCGGAAGCTGGAATATGTTAAATCCGGCGACTACGTGATCTACACGGCAGGGTTGCCTTTGCTTTCAAGGGGGACAACCAATACGATCAAGATTGAAAAAGTCGAATGA
- a CDS encoding NAD-dependent deacylase, which yields MTISGELKARIQSSRSVCVLTGAGISAESGVPTFRGEDGLWKKFKPEELANFQAFIRNPDLVWEWYAYRKKLIHEVIPNAGHSALVELERSVDDFTLVTQNVDNLHRRAGNKSVVELHGNIERSYCIECRTSVSELDLDAKSGAPHCSHCGGLIRPDVVWFGEMLPVEAYSIAEQAARRCDLFLCVGTSAVVYPAASLPHTALDHGAYVVQINREHTELSARAQETLLGAAGEILPQLVTYFSQQQGKTP from the coding sequence ATGACGATATCTGGAGAGCTCAAAGCCCGCATCCAATCGAGCCGGTCGGTCTGCGTGCTGACCGGGGCGGGAATATCTGCTGAGAGCGGGGTGCCGACATTTCGCGGAGAGGACGGGCTGTGGAAGAAATTCAAACCCGAGGAGTTGGCGAACTTTCAGGCGTTTATCCGGAATCCCGACCTTGTGTGGGAGTGGTACGCCTATCGCAAGAAACTGATCCATGAGGTCATTCCCAACGCAGGCCATAGTGCGCTCGTTGAGCTCGAACGTTCTGTTGACGACTTCACTCTCGTGACCCAGAACGTGGACAACCTCCATCGGCGGGCCGGCAACAAATCTGTGGTTGAGCTTCACGGCAACATCGAGCGCAGCTACTGCATCGAGTGCAGAACCTCCGTCTCTGAGCTGGACCTTGACGCAAAGAGCGGAGCACCGCATTGCTCGCATTGCGGCGGACTGATACGGCCCGACGTAGTCTGGTTTGGTGAAATGCTGCCGGTGGAGGCATACTCGATAGCCGAACAAGCTGCCCGCCGCTGTGACCTTTTTCTTTGTGTGGGAACATCTGCTGTGGTGTATCCGGCCGCCTCATTGCCTCACACGGCCCTGGATCATGGAGCATATGTTGTTCAGATCAACCGCGAACATACCGAACTCTCTGCCCGTGCCCAGGAGACACTTCTGGGGGCAGCGGGGGAAATTCTGCCTCAACTCGTCACATACTTCAGTCAACAACAAGGGAAAACACCATGA
- a CDS encoding penicillin acylase family protein: MHLRLKVFLGVLGTLTVLTLSLTVFFYYLITKSYPATSGTENVVGIQAEVQVYRDDYGVPHVYANSEHDAYYAVGYIHAQDRLWQMELIRRAGEGRLAEILGEPALKIDRMFRMLGLWRQAQKNAPDVDAKTRVALEAYADGVSHYIASHKGKYPIEFDLLNFEPEPWTIAHSLLVSRLMAWELNYSRWVDIVLGQLVERLGATKASEIFPTWPEGAPLIVPDELRGRKTSAMADQLLDADQAFRQLLGNAGMESGSNAWVVSGAKSVTGKPILANDPHLLFSAPGRWYEIHVVGPDLDVSGASIAGVPFVVIGHNQSIAWGVTNAMLDDEDFYVEEVDSVQHPTRYRFNNTWRPVEREVDTILVKNSPPVLLTTYSTHRGPIVNRMEPAAQYSRQLLSMRWVGHDNSNEAQAFSMINRAHSWKEFLEGLRHYAVPAQNFVYADVDGNIGYHTGGRIPVRKTKTATLPFPGWTDEYDWKGYVPFEQMPQSFNPPEGFIATANNKIVSDSYPHYLSNLWEPDWRITRISELLRKQERFSVEDMQRLQQDVLSPQARELVPIILKAYDTSPPQGTDVRTTLTYFRNWNYEMRPNDVATTLFQSFLVQMVRNTFEDEMGPQLLGVYDTLATVPLAAITNLMKKGSSAWFDDIRTPQAEAMVDIIRRSVEDGVRDLKTKFGGEIKEMRWGTAHQVEFPHVFGSHDLLRRIFNVGPFPSGGSHSTVNKGDFRLSQTFQHYVGPSTRQIFDLSNRNNTRSVTPPGQSGQVFQHHYDDQVQLWLNGGYRTQLMDRSAIENAGYDRLLLRPAQ, from the coding sequence ATGCATCTTCGTCTCAAGGTATTCCTTGGCGTGCTCGGAACGCTGACAGTCTTGACGCTTTCGCTCACGGTGTTCTTCTATTATCTGATCACGAAGTCGTACCCGGCAACCTCTGGGACCGAGAATGTTGTTGGAATCCAGGCGGAGGTCCAGGTGTATCGGGATGATTACGGCGTGCCTCATGTTTACGCGAATTCAGAACACGACGCGTACTATGCTGTTGGCTACATCCACGCGCAGGATCGGTTGTGGCAAATGGAACTCATCCGTCGGGCTGGTGAAGGGAGGCTAGCGGAAATTTTGGGCGAGCCAGCCCTGAAAATCGATAGAATGTTTCGGATGCTCGGTCTCTGGCGTCAAGCACAAAAGAACGCTCCCGATGTAGATGCAAAAACGCGTGTTGCACTTGAGGCGTATGCTGACGGTGTCTCTCATTATATTGCGTCACACAAAGGGAAGTACCCAATCGAGTTTGACCTGCTGAATTTCGAACCTGAACCATGGACCATCGCTCACTCTCTTCTTGTAAGTCGACTCATGGCGTGGGAACTGAACTACTCGCGCTGGGTCGATATTGTGCTCGGGCAGCTTGTGGAAAGGCTTGGTGCTACAAAAGCATCGGAAATCTTCCCTACGTGGCCGGAAGGCGCCCCGTTGATTGTTCCAGACGAACTGAGAGGAAGAAAGACAAGTGCGATGGCTGATCAGTTGCTTGATGCAGATCAGGCGTTCAGGCAACTCCTGGGAAACGCGGGAATGGAATCAGGGAGCAACGCATGGGTAGTTTCAGGAGCGAAATCGGTTACCGGAAAACCGATTCTGGCGAACGACCCGCATCTTCTGTTTTCCGCGCCGGGGCGCTGGTATGAGATTCATGTTGTCGGCCCCGATCTGGATGTGTCCGGTGCGTCGATCGCAGGCGTGCCGTTCGTCGTGATTGGACACAACCAGTCCATTGCCTGGGGAGTCACCAACGCGATGCTCGACGATGAAGATTTCTATGTTGAAGAAGTCGATTCCGTTCAGCATCCCACGAGGTATCGTTTCAACAACACTTGGAGACCTGTCGAACGAGAGGTGGACACAATTCTCGTGAAGAACAGTCCACCTGTGCTGTTGACGACCTATAGTACGCACCGAGGACCGATCGTCAACCGGATGGAGCCTGCGGCCCAGTATTCGCGTCAATTGCTGTCTATGCGTTGGGTTGGCCATGATAATTCGAATGAGGCCCAGGCGTTCTCCATGATCAACCGGGCACATTCCTGGAAGGAGTTCCTGGAGGGACTACGCCACTATGCCGTTCCGGCCCAGAATTTCGTGTACGCGGACGTCGATGGGAACATCGGATATCACACCGGCGGCCGGATTCCAGTACGCAAGACGAAGACGGCGACGCTGCCGTTTCCCGGGTGGACAGACGAGTATGATTGGAAAGGGTACGTTCCTTTCGAGCAGATGCCGCAATCATTCAATCCTCCCGAGGGCTTCATCGCCACGGCAAACAATAAGATCGTTTCGGATTCTTATCCCCACTACCTGTCGAATCTCTGGGAGCCCGATTGGCGCATCACGCGGATCTCTGAATTGCTGCGCAAACAAGAACGGTTTTCAGTGGAAGATATGCAGCGACTTCAGCAGGACGTGCTCTCGCCTCAGGCCCGTGAGCTCGTGCCGATTATTCTCAAAGCATACGATACTTCTCCGCCTCAGGGTACCGATGTTCGAACGACGCTGACCTATTTCCGGAATTGGAATTATGAGATGAGACCGAACGATGTCGCGACAACATTGTTTCAATCGTTTCTTGTTCAGATGGTCCGGAATACTTTTGAAGATGAAATGGGACCTCAACTTCTGGGGGTATATGATACTCTGGCGACGGTCCCGCTCGCTGCGATTACGAATCTGATGAAGAAGGGATCATCCGCATGGTTCGACGACATCAGGACGCCCCAGGCGGAGGCGATGGTTGATATCATCCGCCGAAGCGTCGAGGATGGAGTGCGGGACCTCAAGACGAAATTCGGCGGAGAGATCAAGGAAATGCGATGGGGCACTGCCCACCAGGTTGAGTTTCCTCACGTATTTGGCTCGCATGATCTTCTCCGGCGGATTTTCAACGTTGGGCCATTTCCGAGCGGTGGTTCCCATTCGACCGTGAACAAAGGGGACTTTCGCCTCTCGCAAACCTTCCAGCATTACGTTGGTCCTTCCACGCGCCAGATATTTGACCTCTCAAACCGGAACAACACACGTTCTGTCACACCCCCGGGACAGTCGGGCCAGGTTTTTCAACACCACTACGACGATCAAGTACAATTGTGGTTGAACGGAGGCTACAGGACACAACTCATGGATCGATCTGCAATTGAGAATGCTGGTTACGATCGCCTGCTTCTGCGGCCGGCACAATGA
- a CDS encoding YjbH domain-containing protein: protein MNRKITTIVFAALLVLHCARGQSNAGTSANIEPTMIIDKPTAGMLHRGSYYASAGFFEQGGVLFGVSVGLIDRFNFGISYGGTDILGTNKPKMNPYPGVNVKIRVLDESSAAPAVAIGFEWQGRGPYLEDLKRYVNKSPGFYAVASQNYSILGNLSVHGGLNLSTESGDGDKDLNIFFGAEKSLGRDISLLGEYDLGLNDNSANAIGRDRGRGYLNLGVRWSWGKGLVLGVNIKDVLKNQGDISVGNRTLQLEYVGAF, encoded by the coding sequence TTGAATAGGAAAATCACTACAATCGTCTTCGCAGCGCTGCTCGTGCTTCATTGTGCCCGGGGTCAGAGCAATGCAGGCACGTCTGCGAATATTGAACCGACGATGATCATTGACAAGCCCACAGCCGGCATGTTACACCGTGGCAGCTACTACGCGAGTGCCGGTTTCTTCGAGCAAGGTGGTGTGCTGTTCGGCGTCTCAGTCGGACTGATTGATCGATTCAACTTCGGCATTTCCTATGGGGGAACTGATATTCTGGGTACTAACAAACCGAAAATGAACCCCTATCCCGGAGTCAATGTCAAGATCCGGGTTCTTGACGAGAGTTCTGCGGCGCCTGCCGTCGCAATTGGTTTTGAGTGGCAGGGACGCGGACCGTATCTTGAAGATCTCAAGCGTTACGTCAATAAATCCCCGGGCTTCTATGCCGTAGCCAGTCAGAATTATTCAATACTTGGGAATCTCAGCGTCCATGGTGGATTGAACTTGTCGACAGAGAGCGGAGATGGTGACAAAGACCTCAACATTTTCTTCGGAGCTGAAAAGAGCCTTGGGCGTGACATTTCTCTGCTCGGAGAGTATGACCTTGGGCTGAATGATAACAGCGCAAATGCGATTGGTCGTGACCGCGGACGCGGCTACCTGAATCTGGGAGTGCGTTGGAGTTGGGGAAAAGGGCTTGTCCTTGGGGTCAATATCAAAGATGTCCTCAAGAATCAAGGCGATATTTCGGTTGGCAACAGGACTCTGCAGCTCGAATACGTGGGAGCTTTTTGA
- the cysS gene encoding cysteine--tRNA ligase — protein MSLQVYNTLSRQKEDFKPLHEGRVGMYVCGPTVYGHSHIGHAKSYVSFDAIVRYLRYAGYKVLYVQNITDVGHLTDDADAGEDKIEKQSRLDRVHPMQIADMFTTSYFEDMDALGVLRPDITPRASGHIIEQIEVVEQLVRSGFAYIANGSVYFDVTKFAGYGKLSGRSVEDLEAGARIDVNPEKRHPADFALWKKAEPEHIMQWSSPWGKGYPGWHIECSAMSMKYLGESFDIHGGGLENQFPHHECEIAQSECSTGKPFVKYWIHNNMVTANGQKMGKSLGNFVNLKDAFKKFDPLVVRFFILQSHYRSTLDFSDDAVTGAKVGLEKLLNTVRNLREEISKPAAADRTAEATVDLQHYETRFVGAMNDDFNTPQAIAVLFDLSRETNALLSLEEKFTIESLRRIEKFFMTFGGSVLGILSSQSASLTSGDVALEADLTQLLVDLRTDVRAQKLWPLSDKIRDGLKKIGITIEDKKDGTVWRKG, from the coding sequence ATGTCACTTCAGGTATATAATACGCTCTCGCGGCAGAAGGAAGACTTCAAGCCGCTTCACGAAGGTCGCGTTGGAATGTACGTATGCGGCCCTACGGTCTACGGTCACTCCCACATTGGACACGCGAAGAGCTACGTCTCGTTTGATGCAATCGTGCGCTACCTGCGTTATGCTGGCTACAAGGTCTTGTATGTCCAGAACATCACCGATGTTGGACACCTGACAGACGATGCAGACGCTGGGGAAGACAAGATCGAGAAACAATCGCGGCTCGACCGCGTTCACCCGATGCAGATAGCAGACATGTTTACGACGAGTTACTTCGAGGATATGGACGCGCTCGGAGTTCTGCGTCCAGACATAACTCCGCGTGCGTCCGGGCACATCATCGAACAAATAGAAGTCGTGGAACAGCTCGTTCGTAGCGGATTTGCGTACATCGCCAACGGATCGGTCTATTTTGATGTCACTAAGTTCGCAGGTTACGGAAAACTCTCGGGCAGGAGTGTCGAAGATCTCGAGGCCGGTGCACGAATCGATGTGAATCCGGAAAAAAGACATCCCGCTGACTTTGCTTTGTGGAAGAAAGCTGAACCGGAGCATATCATGCAATGGTCAAGCCCATGGGGGAAAGGATACCCCGGCTGGCACATTGAGTGCTCGGCGATGTCGATGAAATACCTTGGAGAGAGTTTCGATATTCACGGTGGAGGACTTGAGAACCAGTTCCCTCACCACGAATGCGAGATCGCACAAAGCGAGTGTTCCACGGGAAAGCCGTTCGTGAAATACTGGATCCACAACAACATGGTGACGGCGAACGGACAGAAGATGGGCAAATCCCTCGGGAATTTTGTAAACCTGAAGGATGCATTCAAGAAATTCGACCCGCTCGTCGTCCGGTTCTTCATACTCCAAAGTCACTATCGCAGCACGCTTGATTTCAGTGACGACGCTGTGACCGGTGCGAAGGTTGGCCTCGAGAAACTTCTCAACACCGTGCGGAATCTTAGGGAGGAAATCTCGAAGCCTGCAGCCGCGGATCGCACGGCCGAAGCGACGGTAGATCTGCAGCACTACGAGACCCGGTTCGTCGGGGCAATGAATGACGATTTCAATACGCCGCAGGCGATCGCTGTCCTCTTTGATCTCTCGAGGGAGACAAACGCACTGCTGAGCCTCGAGGAGAAGTTCACAATCGAATCGCTTCGGCGGATAGAGAAATTCTTCATGACTTTCGGCGGGTCTGTCTTGGGCATCCTCTCGTCCCAGTCCGCTTCCTTGACGTCTGGCGATGTGGCATTGGAAGCTGATCTTACCCAACTTCTCGTCGATCTTCGCACGGACGTCCGTGCTCAGAAACTCTGGCCGCTTTCTGACAAAATACGCGATGGCCTCAAAAAGATCGGAATTACGATCGAAGACAAGAAAGATGGAACGGTGTGGAGGAAAGGCTGA
- the recN gene encoding DNA repair protein RecN has translation MLKTLLIKNYALIEEVEVEFESGLNIITGETGAGKSILIDALSLVLGDRASSDVIRKGAEKAVVEALFGVSGNRRVKSFVQSQDIEVNEDLILRREISAKGHNRCFVNDSPVTLSVMQSLGDQLVDLHGQHDHQSLLRAETHIDLLDDFGGLAGLKEEYEACYHQLTQLFGELEDLQSKERQLRERKDLYEFQIQEIDALNPQPGEEDALEAELRILENAEKLFESTSNLHQLLYEGEQAVYDQLVLARNQLEDLSRIDRAFEEIRNECASAVAIISEVAKFIQSYNSKIEFNPDRLEQIRDRLGKLALLKKKYGGSLDAVIEHRTNIGAEFALAENFEEEIRKLRDRIESERRTCSAAAQRLSSKRREHVGKINGSVTSELAKLGIANARFDVRIENKAMGKANGSANPSRAYVKLGREFFEATPKGIDLVEFYISANLGEELKPLAKVASGGEISRIMLALKTILAKSERLPLLIFDEIDVGVSGRIALAVGRSLKSLSQFHQLVAITHLPQIAGLADTHFVVEKSERDKRTRTRLRKLELEERVEEVAKLMSGTEVTDAGLQGARELMGLTRI, from the coding sequence TTGCTCAAGACTCTCCTCATCAAGAACTACGCCCTTATCGAAGAGGTGGAGGTCGAATTCGAAAGCGGCCTCAACATCATCACGGGCGAAACGGGCGCGGGCAAATCGATTTTGATCGATGCCTTGAGCCTCGTCCTTGGAGATCGCGCAAGTTCAGACGTGATCCGCAAGGGAGCCGAGAAGGCCGTGGTTGAGGCGCTCTTCGGAGTTTCGGGAAATCGACGCGTGAAGAGTTTTGTCCAATCTCAGGATATCGAAGTGAATGAGGACCTGATCCTGAGACGCGAGATATCCGCCAAAGGTCACAACCGATGCTTTGTCAACGATTCGCCGGTGACGCTGTCTGTGATGCAGTCGCTCGGCGATCAGTTGGTCGATCTCCACGGCCAGCATGACCATCAGTCTCTCTTGCGTGCAGAGACTCACATCGATCTGCTCGACGACTTCGGAGGCCTGGCCGGCTTGAAAGAAGAATACGAAGCGTGCTACCATCAGCTCACTCAGCTTTTCGGCGAGCTTGAGGATCTTCAGTCAAAGGAACGCCAGCTGCGTGAGCGCAAAGATCTCTATGAGTTTCAGATTCAGGAAATAGATGCGCTGAATCCACAGCCTGGCGAAGAGGACGCGCTCGAAGCGGAATTGCGGATTCTTGAGAATGCCGAGAAACTCTTCGAATCCACATCAAACCTGCATCAGCTGCTCTATGAAGGAGAACAGGCGGTCTACGATCAGCTGGTTCTGGCCCGCAACCAACTGGAAGACCTCTCGAGAATCGACAGAGCCTTTGAGGAAATCAGGAACGAATGCGCCTCTGCCGTTGCGATCATCAGTGAAGTAGCGAAATTTATCCAAAGCTACAACTCGAAAATTGAATTCAATCCCGACCGGCTGGAGCAAATCAGAGACCGGTTAGGCAAGCTGGCGCTATTGAAGAAGAAGTACGGAGGTTCGCTCGACGCGGTCATCGAACATCGAACGAACATCGGGGCGGAATTTGCGTTGGCAGAAAACTTCGAGGAGGAAATCCGAAAGCTGAGAGACCGCATTGAATCCGAGCGGCGCACGTGCTCAGCAGCCGCGCAGCGATTGTCATCCAAACGGCGCGAACATGTGGGGAAGATCAACGGCTCAGTTACATCGGAGTTGGCAAAGCTCGGGATTGCAAATGCCAGATTTGATGTCAGGATCGAAAACAAGGCGATGGGGAAGGCCAATGGGTCCGCGAATCCGTCCCGCGCCTATGTCAAGCTTGGCAGGGAGTTTTTCGAAGCGACTCCCAAGGGAATCGATCTCGTCGAATTCTACATCTCGGCGAACCTCGGTGAGGAATTGAAACCGCTTGCAAAGGTCGCATCCGGTGGTGAGATCTCGAGGATCATGCTAGCGCTCAAAACCATCCTGGCGAAATCCGAACGGCTGCCTCTCCTCATTTTCGATGAAATTGACGTGGGCGTAAGCGGCAGAATCGCCCTCGCTGTTGGAAGAAGCCTCAAGAGTCTGTCACAATTCCATCAGCTCGTGGCAATCACACATCTTCCTCAAATTGCCGGTCTAGCAGATACGCATTTTGTAGTCGAAAAATCAGAGCGTGACAAAAGAACGCGTACACGTCTCCGGAAGCTGGAATTGGAAGAAAGGGTAGAGGAAGTCGCAAAACTCATGAGCGGAACAGAGGTAACAGACGCCGGCCTTCAGGGCGCGCGTGAGCTTATGGGGTTGACACGTATATAA
- the rplS gene encoding 50S ribosomal protein L19 encodes MDKMKLIEATQLKSDRPAFNPGDTINVHVRVVEGDKERIQQFQGVVISRRGAGLNSTFTVRKISDGVGVERIFPLHSPRIAKIERVKEGKVRRAKLYYLRKLAAKQVTQKTSA; translated from the coding sequence ATGGATAAGATGAAACTCATCGAAGCAACACAACTCAAATCGGACAGGCCGGCATTCAACCCGGGTGATACGATCAATGTTCACGTGCGCGTCGTCGAAGGCGATAAGGAACGCATCCAGCAATTCCAGGGTGTCGTGATCAGCAGGCGCGGCGCAGGCTTGAATTCAACCTTCACCGTCCGGAAGATTTCTGATGGTGTTGGCGTCGAACGTATTTTTCCCCTCCACTCACCCCGGATCGCCAAGATCGAACGGGTGAAGGAAGGGAAAGTCCGTCGCGCGAAGCTCTACTACCTGCGAAAACTTGCTGCGAAACAAGTCACGCAAAAGACCAGTGCCTGA
- the trmD gene encoding tRNA (guanosine(37)-N1)-methyltransferase TrmD produces MRIDIVTGVPKLLESPLQESIIRRAQDKGKVQIVVHDLREFAHDKHKTIDDTPYGGGAGMILKPEPLFECAESLQRQRVYDEIIFLTADGETLNQRVANDLSLKENLMLICGHYKGVDERVRKSLATRELSIGDFVLTGGELAAAVVVDAVVRLVPGVLNDSESALTDSFQDGLLGAPQYTRPPEYRGMKVPDVLLSGNHSKIEKWRQSQRAERTQSRRSDLLNKNS; encoded by the coding sequence ATGCGCATTGATATCGTGACAGGCGTGCCCAAGCTCCTCGAGAGTCCGCTTCAAGAGAGCATCATCCGGCGGGCTCAGGACAAAGGAAAAGTTCAGATCGTCGTTCACGATTTGCGGGAATTCGCACACGACAAACACAAAACCATCGACGACACACCGTATGGCGGAGGGGCCGGCATGATTCTGAAGCCGGAGCCGCTCTTCGAGTGTGCCGAGAGTCTGCAGCGGCAGCGGGTCTATGATGAGATAATTTTTCTGACTGCAGACGGCGAAACGTTGAACCAGCGTGTCGCCAATGATCTCTCGCTGAAAGAAAACCTCATGCTTATCTGCGGGCACTACAAAGGGGTGGATGAGCGTGTGAGAAAGTCGCTGGCTACGCGGGAGCTTTCGATCGGCGATTTTGTGTTGACGGGCGGAGAACTTGCGGCGGCAGTGGTGGTCGATGCGGTTGTTCGTTTGGTGCCGGGCGTTCTCAATGACAGCGAATCCGCGTTGACTGATTCATTCCAGGATGGTTTGTTGGGAGCACCGCAGTACACACGACCGCCTGAGTATCGCGGCATGAAGGTCCCGGATGTTCTGCTGTCGGGAAATCACTCCAAAATCGAAAAGTGGCGCCAGAGCCAGAGAGCGGAACGGACACAATCCCGTCGCTCGGACTTGTTGAACAAGAATTCGTAA